The following are from one region of the uncultured Campylobacter sp. genome:
- a CDS encoding DUF411 domain-containing protein, translating to MKKIFLGFALFSAIAAAALGETIEVYKSPECGCCGKWGEVMKQNGFEVTEHKTNEIIETKNKYGVPAELYSCHTGIVGGYAIEGHVPAQEIKALLAAKPSDVVGISVPGMPLGSPGMEQGGIVEDYDVIAFKKDGTTEIFASYKNGKKVK from the coding sequence ATGAAAAAGATCTTTTTGGGCTTTGCGCTATTTTCTGCGATCGCGGCTGCCGCGCTAGGCGAGACGATCGAGGTTTATAAAAGTCCCGAGTGCGGTTGCTGCGGTAAATGGGGCGAGGTAATGAAGCAAAACGGCTTTGAGGTAACTGAGCATAAAACAAACGAGATAATCGAAACGAAAAATAAATACGGAGTGCCGGCGGAGCTATACAGCTGTCATACCGGCATAGTCGGCGGCTACGCTATCGAGGGGCACGTACCGGCGCAGGAGATAAAGGCGCTTTTAGCCGCTAAACCCTCTGACGTCGTGGGTATCTCGGTGCCCGGCATGCCGCTGGGAAGTCCGGGTATGGAGCAGGGCGGCATCGTCGAAGACTACGACGTGATCGCGTTTAAAAAGGACGGCACGACCGAAATTTTTGCCAGCTACAAAAACGGCAAGAAGGTAAAATAA